The genomic segment GTGATCCAGCGCCCGGACACGCCGTTGCCCTGGATCAACTATCTGGGCACCCAGAATTTCTTCGGCATGATTTCCAACTCGGGGGGCGGCTATTGCTTCATGACCGACGCCCGGAAACGGCGGCTGACCCGCTACCGCTACAACAACATCCCGATGGACTCCGGAGGCCGTTATCTCTATGTCCGGGACGAGCAGACCGGGAAATCGTGGGCGCCGGGATGGATGCCGGTGAAGGCCGATCTGGATGCCTACGAGTGCCGCCATGGCCTGGGTTACACGATCATCTCCGGCGAGAAGGACGGCGTCCGCGTCGCGACGCGCTATTTCGTCCCCTTCAACGAAACCTGTGAAATCTGGGAGACCGACGTCACGAACACGGGGAAGCAGGAGAAGCGCATCACCCTGTTCAGCTTCGTCGAGTTCTGCCTCTGGGAGGCGCTCAACGACGCCACCAATCTGCAGCGGACGCTGAACCTGGGCGAGGTGGAGGTGGTCGGCAACACCATCTACCATGTTTCCGAATACCGCGAGCGGCGCAACCATTTCGCCTATTTCGCCACGAGCGCCGACATCGCCGGTTTTGACACCGACTCCCAGAGTTTCCTCGGCGCGTACAACGGCTTTCACGAGCCTCAGGTCGTGACCGAAGGCAAGAGCCGCAATTCGAAGGCCTGCGGCTGGAACCCCTGCGGATCGCACGGCATCGCGATCACGCTGAAACCCGGGGAAACGCGGAAGATCAACTTCCTCCTGGGTTATGCGGAGAACCCCGAGGACGAGAAGTTCAGCGCCCCCGGCGTGATCAATAAGAAGTATGTCGCGCCGACGCTTGCCAAATACCTCGACCGCCGGAACTCCGAGGCGGCGTTCCAGGCCCTGGTTGCGGAATGGCAGGACCTGACCGGCCGGTTCCAGGTGGAGACGCCGTATGCCAATTTGGACATGATGGTCAACACGTGGAATCAGTACCAGTGCGTGACCACCTACAACATGGCGCGCTCCACGTCCTACTACGAGACGGGGATCGGACGGGGCATCGGCTACCGCGACGCCTGTCAGGACCTGTACGGCGCGGTCCACATCATGCCGCCCGCCCGGTCGCGCGAGCGGATCCTCGAACTGGCGGCGATCCAGTGGCGCAACGGCGCCACGTACCACCAGTACCAGCAGCTCGACAAGAAGGGCAATGCCACCATCGGCGTCGGCTTCAACGACGACCCCCTGTGGCTCATCCTGGGGACGGCCACCTACATCAAGGAGACGGGCGACTGGTCTATTCTGGAAGAGAAGGCCGCTTTCGATAACAACCCCACGGACACCGCGACGCTCTACGAGCACCTCGTGATCTCGGTCAACCACATCATGGCGAATCGAGGCCCCCACAAGCTGCCGCTCGTGGGACGCGCGGATTGGAACGACTGCCTGAACCTGATTATGACCAGCATCAAGCCCGGCGACACGTTCCAGGGCGATGCCACGCATGCAAGCCTCACGGACGCGATCGGCAGCGTTCCGGAAAGTCTGATGATCGCGGGGCAATTCGTCTGGGCGGTGAGCGAGTTCATGCGCATGGCCCGGCATAAGAAAGACATCCAGCATGCCACAATGGCCGAAGCTGCCGTGAAGGAGATGCAAGAGGCGATTATCGCGCACGGCTGGGATGGCGAGTGGTTTGTCCGCGCCTTTGACCGGTTTGGCAAAAAGATCGGATCCAAGGAGAACGCGGAGGGGCAGATCTTCGCCGAGTCGCACGGGTGGATCGGCATGGCCTCGGTCGGCAAGGAGAACGGCATGTTGGCGCAGGCGCTGGACGCGGTCAAGCGGCGGCTCTTCTCGCGGCACGGCATCGTGCTGCAGCAGCCGGCGTACACGTCGTACAACTTCTACCTGGGCGAAATGACGTCGTACCCCCCGGGGGTCAAGGAAAACGCCGGCATTTTCTGTCAGCCCACCGGGTGGCTGACGATTGCCGAGTGTAACGTCGGGCGCGGCGACACCGCCATGGAGTACTACGCATCCATCTGCCCGGCGGAGCGGGAGGCCATCAGCGACGTCCACCGGTGTGAACCCTATGTGTACTCGCAGATGATCGCGGGGCCCGATTCCGCGCGCTTCGGCGAGGCCAAGAACTCGTGGCTGACGGGCACCGCCGCCTCGTCCTTCCTGGCCGTCTCGCAGTACATCCTGGGCATCAAGCCCGATTATGATGGCCTGCTGCTGGACCCGTGCATTCCGAAGCAATGGGAGGGCTTCCGCGTTCAGCGCCGGTTCCGTGGCGCGAACTATGATATCCGCGTGACTAATCCCTCGCATGTGAGCAAGGGCGTCAAACAAGTCACCGTGGACGGCAAGACTATCGTCGGCAGCCTGCTGCCCGATTTCAAGGACGGCAAGACGCATCGGGTGGATGTGGTGATGGGGTAGGGGACGCCCTCGCACAAGAGCCAGCGCGCCTTTGGCGTGGGACCTGCCCGCAGACAAGCCTGCGGGTGGGTTTCGAGAGGATATCGTCATGAAGGAACGGGTTCTGATAACGGGTGGAAGCGGTTTTCTGGGCATCAACCTGGTCCGGTCCCTTTTGGACAAAGGCATCACGGACATCTGCGTGCTGGATGTGGCGCCGTTTGATTATCCGGAGATCGGTCGCGTCACCTTCATGCAGGGCGACATCCGCGACCGCGCTGCGGTCGCGCGCGCGGTCGCCGGCGCTACGTGGGTCGTGCATACGGCTGCCGCACTGCCATTGTATTCGGAGGCGGATATCCTCTCCACCGACATCGACGGCACGCGCAATCTGCTGGAGGCGTCGCGCGCGGCCGGGGTGCGGCGCTTCGTTCATATTTCCAGTACGGCGGTTTATGGCATTCCCGACCATCACCCGCTGATCGAGACCGACCCGATGCAGGGGGTCGGCCCCTACGGGCGGGCCAAAATTGCGGCCGAGGATGCGTGCCTGGAATACCGGCGGAAGGGGATGTGTGTGCCGATTCTAAGACCCAAGTCGTTCATCGGCCCGGAACGGCTCGGGGTTTTTGCCCTGTTTTACGACTGGGCGCGTGACGGGCGCAACTTCCCGATGATCGGCAGCGGCAACAATCGCTATCAGTTGCTCGATGTGCACGACCTCTGCGAGGCGATCGGACTCTGCCTGACGGGGGACGCGGCGATCGTCAACGACACGTTTAACATCGGCGCCAAGGTCTTCACCACCATGAAACAGGATTATCAGGCGGTCTTGGACCGCGCTGGGTTCGGCAGGCGGATCATCGGTTTCCCGGCGCGCCCGATGATCTGGACGCTGCGCGTGCTCGAAGCCCTGCACCTGTCGCCCTTGTACAAGTGGGTGTACGAGACCGCGTGCGAGGATTCGTTCGTGAGCATCGAGAAGGCCGAGCGGGTGCTGGGTTTTGCGCCAATCTATTCCAATCGCGATGCGCTGGTGCGCAACTACGAGTGGTATCTCAAACATTTCGAGACCTTCAGAAAGGCCGCAGGTGTCTCGCACCGGGTGCCGTGGAAGCAGGGGATTCTCGGCGTCGTCAAACGGTTTTTCTAGGTGGGGCGGAGGCAAAGAAAGCGAGTGATTCATGAGTGATGCGTGTCCCTGTGCCAGTGGCAAACCGTTTGGCGAGTGTTGCGAACCCTATCTGCTGGGCCGGGCCAAGCCGCCGACGGCGGTGGCGTTGATGCGTTCGCGCTATACGGCTTATGCCATGGGCGCGATAGACTATCTGTATCAGACATCGAGCGAACGCGTCCGCAAGGAGTTTGATGCCGAGGGCAGCAAGAAATGGGCGAAGTCGGCCGAATGGACGGGCATTGAGATCATTCAGGCGACGGACGGCGGCCAGCACGACGAGCGCGGAGTGATTGAATTTCTGGCCCACTACAAGGTCAAGGAATCCGATTTCGAACATCATGAGCGGGCCGAGTTCGAGAAACGCGACGGGATCTGGGTGTTTATGGACGGCCACATCATCGGGCCCGCCCCCGTTCGGCGCGAGGCCCCCAAGGTCGGCCGCAACGACCCGTGCCCCTGCGGCAGCGGCAGGAAGCATAAGAAATGTTGCGGAACGGCGCGCGAAGCGGACGAGAAACTGAAGAACTAATCAACAGGAGATGTGACATGGAACAAACACACGTTTTCAAGACAGAAGTCCGGCAACTGCTCGATTTAGTTATTCATTCTCTCTATTCAAAAAAAGAGATCTTTCTCCGGGAGCTAATTTCCAATGCGTCTGATGCGATCGACCGGGCGCAATATGAGGGGCTTACCGACAAGACGCTGGTTGATGGCGTGACGGACTGGCGGATTGACCTGACCGTCGATAAGAAGGCGCGGACGCTGACGCTGTGCGACACGGGTATCGGCATGACACAGGCCGAGGCCGAGGAGAGCTTGGGGATGATCGCCCGTTCGGGCACCAAGACGTTCCTGCAGGCGCTCAAGGAGCAGCAGGCGTCCAACGCGCCCGAGCTGATCGGACAGTTCGGCGTGGGCTTCTACGCCGCATTCATGGTGGCCGACGCGGTGACCGTGGTCAGCCGCCGCCGTGGCGTTGCGGCCGATGCTGCGGTTCGCTGGCACTCCACCGGCGACGGCACGTACACCACGGACGCCGCGACGCGCGACGCGCCGGGAACCACAGTCACCCTGCATCTGCGCGAGGGCATGGACGACTATCTCGAGGAGTGGCGGATCAAGGCGCTGGTCAAGCAATACAGCGACTTCATCGCCCATCCCATCCGCCTGGGCAAGGACGGCAAGGAGCCCGGCGCGTCAGACGCGCCACTCAACACCATGAAGGCCCTGTGGAAGCGCGCCAAGAGCGAGGTGAAGGACGAGGATTACACCGAGTTCTACAAGCA from the Lentisphaerota bacterium genome contains:
- a CDS encoding glycosyl transferase; amino-acid sequence: MKYGYFDTAKKEYVIQRPDTPLPWINYLGTQNFFGMISNSGGGYCFMTDARKRRLTRYRYNNIPMDSGGRYLYVRDEQTGKSWAPGWMPVKADLDAYECRHGLGYTIISGEKDGVRVATRYFVPFNETCEIWETDVTNTGKQEKRITLFSFVEFCLWEALNDATNLQRTLNLGEVEVVGNTIYHVSEYRERRNHFAYFATSADIAGFDTDSQSFLGAYNGFHEPQVVTEGKSRNSKACGWNPCGSHGIAITLKPGETRKINFLLGYAENPEDEKFSAPGVINKKYVAPTLAKYLDRRNSEAAFQALVAEWQDLTGRFQVETPYANLDMMVNTWNQYQCVTTYNMARSTSYYETGIGRGIGYRDACQDLYGAVHIMPPARSRERILELAAIQWRNGATYHQYQQLDKKGNATIGVGFNDDPLWLILGTATYIKETGDWSILEEKAAFDNNPTDTATLYEHLVISVNHIMANRGPHKLPLVGRADWNDCLNLIMTSIKPGDTFQGDATHASLTDAIGSVPESLMIAGQFVWAVSEFMRMARHKKDIQHATMAEAAVKEMQEAIIAHGWDGEWFVRAFDRFGKKIGSKENAEGQIFAESHGWIGMASVGKENGMLAQALDAVKRRLFSRHGIVLQQPAYTSYNFYLGEMTSYPPGVKENAGIFCQPTGWLTIAECNVGRGDTAMEYYASICPAEREAISDVHRCEPYVYSQMIAGPDSARFGEAKNSWLTGTAASSFLAVSQYILGIKPDYDGLLLDPCIPKQWEGFRVQRRFRGANYDIRVTNPSHVSKGVKQVTVDGKTIVGSLLPDFKDGKTHRVDVVMG
- a CDS encoding NAD-dependent epimerase/dehydratase family protein, yielding MKERVLITGGSGFLGINLVRSLLDKGITDICVLDVAPFDYPEIGRVTFMQGDIRDRAAVARAVAGATWVVHTAAALPLYSEADILSTDIDGTRNLLEASRAAGVRRFVHISSTAVYGIPDHHPLIETDPMQGVGPYGRAKIAAEDACLEYRRKGMCVPILRPKSFIGPERLGVFALFYDWARDGRNFPMIGSGNNRYQLLDVHDLCEAIGLCLTGDAAIVNDTFNIGAKVFTTMKQDYQAVLDRAGFGRRIIGFPARPMIWTLRVLEALHLSPLYKWVYETACEDSFVSIEKAERVLGFAPIYSNRDALVRNYEWYLKHFETFRKAAGVSHRVPWKQGILGVVKRFF
- a CDS encoding YchJ family protein, with the translated sequence MSDACPCASGKPFGECCEPYLLGRAKPPTAVALMRSRYTAYAMGAIDYLYQTSSERVRKEFDAEGSKKWAKSAEWTGIEIIQATDGGQHDERGVIEFLAHYKVKESDFEHHERAEFEKRDGIWVFMDGHIIGPAPVRREAPKVGRNDPCPCGSGRKHKKCCGTAREADEKLKN